In the Deltaproteobacteria bacterium genome, CCCCATGGAAACCCGAAGGAACCCGTTAGTCCAGGATCTTTCATTCCAGCCCCCCTGGTACCTGATCGATGAATTTCCTGAACCACAGCTCGAGGTTTATCCATCGCCAGATGGTGAAACTCATGTTCTTTTTGCCGGCACAGTGCAGGGCAAACTCTTTTGCTGCGCGGTCGGCATCGAGGTATCCCCTTTCCCTGAGGCTCCTGGATCTAATAATCCCTTGGATCCAATCCCTGAGACTCGTACAAAACCAGTTCTCCTCGGGCGTGCCGAAACCGAGCTTGTCCGCCCTGTCTCGAACCCTGGAAGGGAGAATGCCGCTCATAGCCCTCCTCAGGATTACTTTTGTCATCCCGTCCCTCAAGATCTGGTCGGTTGGAAGAGAGAAGATGAAATCCACCAGGCGATGGTCGAGAAACGGGACCCGGGCCTCTATGGAATAGGCCATGGAACTCCTGTCCTCATAGTGGAGGAGTGCAGGGAGACTCGTGGAGGTGAGCAGATGGTAGAGTCGATTGAGAAGGTGTCTCCCACCGAATCTCTGTTCCAGCGGAACAGGAGGGGGGACCTTCGTGGTATTCAGCAGCCAGGGTATCGTCCTCCAAGCAAAAGGGGGCCTCGACCTGAGCCCGGCTGCCTCGGCCCTCATGAGACCTGCCACGAGGTGTGAGAGGACCCACATGTAGGAGTACCCGTGGATTGAACGGAGGTGTTGCGCCTGTCGCATGGTTGCTCCGAATCGGCCGCTTGCAAGGAGTTCTGCGAGGAAGTCTCCGAAGAAGGGATGATATCCACCGAGAATCTCATCAGCCCCTTGCCCGTCGAGAACGACCTTTGTCCGGTAGGATCTGGCCAACCTGAAGACGTTCCACTGGGCATAGATGCTGGTAGAACCGAAAGGCTCCTCCTGATGCCACATGAGCCGGTCTATCTCGCTGGTGAGACCTTGCGGGTCCGGAAAGACCCGATAGTTTTCCGACCCCGTCTGCCTCACGACTTCANNNNNNNNNNNNNNNNNNNNNNNNNNNNNNNNNNNNNNNNNNACTTCATCGATGAAGGGGCGCTCATCGTACCTCTCGTCCTCGAAACACGATGAAAAGGTCCTCAGCCCGTTGTTTCCCAAGAGGCGGCTGGTAATACACACGATGGAAGACGAGTCGAGTCCACCACTGAGACAGGTGCCCACGGTGACGTCGCTTCGGAGTCTCATCCGTACCGCATCGGTGAAGAGCTCGAGAAATTCGTCGGCATAGG is a window encoding:
- a CDS encoding asparagine synthase C-terminal domain-containing protein, whose translation is EVVRQTGSENYRVFPDPQGLTSEIDRLMWHQEEPFGSTSIYAQWNVFRLARSYRTKVVLDGQGADEILGGYHPFFGDFLAELLASGRFGATMRQAQHLRSIHGYSYMWVLSHLVAGLMRAEAAGLRSRPPFAWRTIPWLLNTTKVPPPVPLEQRFGGRHLLNRLYHLLTSTSLPALLHYEDRSSMAYSIEARVPFLDHRLVDFIFSLPTDQILRDGMTKVILRRAMSGILPSRVRDRADKLGFGTPEENWFCTSLRDWIQGIIRSRSLRERGYLDADRAAKEFALHCAGKKNMSFTIWRWINLELWFRKFIDQVPGGLE